A genomic stretch from Serratia entomophila includes:
- the thrB gene encoding homoserine kinase gives MVKVYAPASIGNVSVGFDVLGAAVSPIDGTLLGDCVSVEAADAFSLQNAGRFVSKLPDDPKENIVYQCWERFCQEIGREIPVAMRLEKNMPIGSGLGSSACSVVAGLMAMNEFCDRPLDKMTLLGLMGELEGRISGSVHYDNVAPCYLGGLQLMLEEEGFISQEVPCFNDWLWVMAYPGIKVSTAEARAILPAQYRRQDCISHGRYLAGFIHACHTRQPQLAAKLMQDVIAEPYRTRLLPGFAEARKAAQSIGALACGISGSGPTLFAVCNDGATAQRMADWLTNHYLQNDEGFVHICRLDTAGARLLG, from the coding sequence ATGGTTAAGGTGTATGCACCGGCCTCGATTGGCAACGTCAGCGTCGGTTTTGACGTGCTGGGCGCGGCGGTTTCGCCGATCGACGGCACCCTGCTGGGCGACTGCGTCAGCGTTGAAGCCGCCGACGCGTTCAGCCTGCAGAACGCCGGCCGCTTCGTCAGCAAGCTGCCGGACGATCCGAAAGAAAACATTGTCTACCAGTGCTGGGAGCGCTTCTGCCAGGAGATTGGCCGCGAGATCCCGGTAGCGATGCGGCTGGAGAAAAACATGCCGATCGGTTCGGGGCTTGGCTCCAGCGCCTGCTCGGTGGTCGCCGGCCTGATGGCGATGAACGAGTTCTGCGATCGGCCGCTGGACAAAATGACCCTGCTTGGCCTGATGGGCGAGCTGGAAGGGCGCATTTCCGGCAGCGTGCATTACGACAACGTCGCCCCTTGCTACCTGGGCGGCCTGCAGCTGATGCTGGAAGAAGAAGGCTTCATCAGCCAGGAAGTGCCATGCTTTAACGACTGGCTGTGGGTGATGGCCTACCCGGGCATCAAGGTCTCCACCGCCGAAGCGCGCGCAATCTTGCCCGCACAGTACCGTCGTCAGGACTGCATCAGCCATGGCCGTTATCTGGCGGGCTTTATCCACGCCTGCCACACCCGGCAACCGCAGCTGGCCGCCAAGCTGATGCAGGACGTGATCGCCGAACCGTACCGCACCCGCCTGCTGCCGGGCTTTGCCGAAGCGCGCAAGGCCGCGCAGAGCATCGGCGCGCTGGCTTGCGGTATCTCCGGCTCCGGCCCGACGCTGTTCGCCGTGTGCAACGACGGCGCCACCGCGCAACGCATGGCCGACTGGCTGACGAATCACTATCTGCAAAACGACGAAGGTTTTGTTCATATTTGCCGTCTGGATACCGCAGGCGCACGACTACTGGGATAA